One window of Agromyces rhizosphaerae genomic DNA carries:
- a CDS encoding APC family permease, giving the protein MTTQEGSAPTTETTAPKKLSGSLGVVAIVFMVVAAASPLTVVGGSVPLGIAFGNGVGFPSLFVFSGIVMLLFSVGFVAMTRHVPKPGAFFTYSGYGLGRPMGLATAYLAWLTYTTVQVAVHAYVGTIIGASVAGLGGPDIPWWVWALAVVAIVGVLGYRHIDLSSKVLGVLLVLEVGIALVMSLAVTFTGGAEGLSLDTFAPAEIISGSPGVGLMFAIAAFIGFEATAVFRDEAREPGRTIPRATYAAVIAITLFYAFVSWAVVMAWGPSEVVAAAQADPEGLVIATAAAYLGPVGEIAINVLIITGMFACVLSFHNVVTRYQLSMSNAGVLPSSLANVHHKHLSPHTSSLVQTGTAAALIALFAILGMDPVAQVFTWLAGIATLGIIILMSITSVAVIAYFLRTKKDTRVWNTIIAPVLGLVGLLFSAGVIVVGYPMLVGDYDAAGNPIFGVTTWICLGIIVAFPVFGYLQAVYLRKSKPAVYQRITEAIGAE; this is encoded by the coding sequence ATGACCACCCAGGAAGGCTCGGCCCCCACGACCGAGACCACCGCGCCGAAGAAGCTGAGCGGATCGCTCGGCGTCGTCGCCATCGTCTTCATGGTCGTCGCCGCCGCGTCGCCGCTCACCGTCGTCGGCGGCTCGGTGCCGCTCGGCATCGCGTTCGGCAACGGCGTCGGCTTCCCGTCGCTGTTCGTGTTCTCCGGCATCGTGATGCTGCTGTTCTCGGTCGGCTTCGTCGCCATGACCCGGCACGTGCCGAAGCCCGGCGCGTTCTTCACCTACTCGGGGTACGGCCTCGGCCGCCCGATGGGCCTCGCCACCGCGTACCTCGCCTGGCTCACGTACACGACCGTGCAGGTCGCGGTGCACGCGTACGTCGGCACCATCATCGGCGCGTCGGTCGCCGGCCTCGGCGGCCCGGACATCCCGTGGTGGGTGTGGGCGCTCGCCGTCGTCGCGATCGTCGGCGTGCTCGGCTACCGTCACATCGACCTGAGCTCGAAGGTGCTCGGCGTGCTGCTCGTGCTCGAGGTCGGCATCGCGCTCGTCATGTCGCTCGCGGTCACGTTCACCGGCGGCGCCGAGGGCCTGTCGCTCGACACCTTCGCCCCGGCCGAGATCATCTCGGGCTCGCCCGGCGTCGGCCTCATGTTCGCGATCGCCGCGTTCATCGGCTTCGAGGCGACCGCGGTGTTCCGCGACGAGGCCCGCGAGCCGGGCCGCACGATCCCGCGCGCCACCTACGCTGCGGTCATCGCGATCACCCTGTTCTACGCCTTCGTCAGCTGGGCCGTCGTGATGGCGTGGGGCCCGTCGGAGGTCGTCGCCGCCGCGCAGGCCGACCCGGAGGGCCTCGTCATCGCGACCGCCGCCGCCTACCTCGGCCCGGTCGGCGAGATCGCGATCAACGTGCTGATCATCACCGGCATGTTCGCCTGCGTGCTCTCGTTCCACAACGTCGTCACCCGCTACCAGCTGTCGATGTCGAACGCGGGCGTGCTGCCCTCGAGCCTCGCGAACGTGCACCACAAGCACCTCTCGCCGCACACGTCGTCGCTCGTGCAGACCGGCACCGCCGCGGCACTGATCGCGCTGTTCGCGATCCTCGGCATGGACCCGGTCGCGCAGGTCTTCACCTGGCTCGCCGGCATCGCGACGCTCGGCATCATCATCCTGATGTCGATCACGTCGGTCGCAGTCATCGCGTACTTCCTCCGTACGAAGAAGGACACCCGCGTCTGGAACACGATCATCGCCCCGGTGCTCGGCCTCGTCGGGCTCCTCTTCTCGGCCGGTGTGATCGTGGTCGGCTACCCGATGCTCGTGGGCGACTACGACGCGGCCGGCAACCCGATCTTCGGCGTCACGACCTGGATCTGCCTCGGCATCATCGTCGCCTTCCCGGTCTTCGGCTACCTGCAGGCGGTCTACCTGCGGAAGTCGAAGCCCGCCGTCTACCAGCGCATCACCGAGGCGATCGGCGCCGAGTAA
- a CDS encoding primary-amine oxidase has translation MTITEHGLHGHAHASADAGTPHPLADLSAAEITRVRELLIAELALAASTRFAYVGLEEPHKREVLAWEAGGPLPERRARVMLLDLADGKSTDLLVSLTNGTILQTVVLDGSEGQLPILVEEFEMVGDIVAEDPRWHEALAARGTSHDQVVCVPLSAGHYGYEEEEGTRMLRVFAFRMDHPKDHPWAHPVDGLAAYIDVINRKITRLIDTEPYPVPAEHGNFDDPELQGPPMESLKPIVITQPEGPSFDVDGDEVSWANWKFQIGFDPREGLILRRLRIIDGEEERPVIYRASVSEMLVPYGDPQATRFWQNYFDTGEYLFGRFTNSLQLGCDCLGEITYFDATFADELGNPTTIQNGICMHEEDYGTLWKHSDMFTESDEVRRARRLVISFFTTVGNYDYGFYWYLYLDGTIECEAKLTGILFTSAYPEEGYPYATQVAPGLGGPNHQHLFNFRLDMMVDGLANAVDEVDAVRVPIGPGNEHGNGFTFSRTRLQTEADAARDADGSVGRAWHIVNTEKTNRLGQPTGYVLHPTPTPTLLADPSSSIASRAEFATKHLFVTQYDPAEKYAAGDYVHQNPGGDGLTKYRAGDRSIDGEDIVLWHTFGPTHFPRPEDWPVMPVDHAKFTLKPYGFFDRNPVLNVPATTAHGTGSHATGSHAGCAHCAGDAGAACSCGH, from the coding sequence ATGACCATCACCGAACACGGACTCCACGGCCACGCGCACGCCTCGGCGGACGCCGGCACGCCGCATCCGCTCGCCGACCTGAGCGCAGCCGAGATCACCCGCGTGCGCGAGCTGCTGATCGCCGAGCTCGCCCTCGCCGCCTCGACCCGCTTCGCCTACGTCGGCCTCGAGGAGCCGCACAAGCGCGAGGTGCTCGCGTGGGAGGCCGGCGGGCCGCTGCCCGAGCGTCGCGCCCGCGTGATGCTGCTCGACCTGGCCGACGGCAAGTCGACCGACCTGCTCGTGTCGCTCACGAACGGCACGATTCTGCAGACGGTCGTGCTCGACGGGTCGGAGGGGCAGCTGCCCATCCTCGTCGAGGAGTTCGAGATGGTGGGCGACATCGTGGCGGAGGATCCGCGCTGGCACGAGGCGCTCGCCGCGCGCGGCACGAGCCACGACCAGGTGGTGTGCGTGCCGCTGTCGGCGGGGCACTACGGGTACGAGGAGGAGGAGGGCACGCGGATGCTGCGCGTCTTCGCCTTCCGCATGGACCACCCGAAGGACCACCCGTGGGCGCACCCGGTCGACGGGCTGGCCGCGTACATCGACGTGATCAACCGCAAGATCACGCGCCTGATCGACACCGAGCCGTACCCGGTGCCCGCCGAGCACGGCAACTTCGACGACCCCGAGCTGCAGGGCCCGCCGATGGAGTCGCTGAAGCCGATCGTCATCACGCAGCCCGAGGGCCCGAGCTTCGACGTCGACGGCGACGAGGTGTCGTGGGCGAACTGGAAGTTCCAGATCGGGTTCGACCCGCGCGAGGGGCTCATCCTGCGGCGCCTGCGCATCATCGACGGCGAGGAGGAGCGTCCGGTGATCTACCGGGCGAGCGTGTCGGAGATGCTCGTGCCCTACGGCGACCCGCAGGCCACGCGCTTCTGGCAGAACTACTTCGACACGGGGGAGTACCTGTTCGGGCGATTCACGAACTCGCTGCAGCTCGGCTGCGACTGCCTCGGCGAGATCACGTACTTCGATGCGACGTTCGCGGATGAGCTCGGCAACCCGACGACCATCCAGAACGGCATCTGCATGCACGAGGAGGACTACGGCACGCTGTGGAAGCACAGCGACATGTTCACCGAGTCCGACGAGGTGCGCCGCGCTCGCCGCCTGGTGATCAGCTTCTTCACCACGGTCGGCAACTACGACTACGGCTTCTACTGGTACCTCTACCTCGACGGCACCATCGAGTGCGAGGCGAAGCTCACGGGCATCCTCTTCACCTCTGCCTACCCGGAGGAGGGCTACCCGTACGCCACGCAGGTCGCTCCGGGCCTCGGCGGGCCGAACCACCAGCACCTGTTCAACTTCCGCCTCGACATGATGGTCGACGGCCTGGCGAATGCGGTCGACGAGGTCGACGCGGTGCGGGTGCCGATCGGCCCGGGCAACGAGCACGGCAACGGATTCACCTTCTCGCGCACTCGGTTGCAGACTGAAGCGGATGCCGCGCGCGACGCGGACGGCTCGGTCGGACGCGCCTGGCACATCGTCAACACCGAGAAGACGAACCGCCTCGGCCAGCCCACCGGATACGTGCTGCACCCGACGCCCACGCCGACGCTGCTCGCCGACCCGTCGTCGTCGATCGCCTCGCGCGCCGAGTTCGCGACGAAGCACCTGTTCGTCACGCAGTACGACCCGGCCGAGAAGTACGCCGCGGGCGACTACGTGCACCAGAACCCGGGCGGTGACGGCCTCACCAAGTACCGCGCGGGCGACCGCTCGATCGACGGCGAGGACATCGTGCTCTGGCACACCTTCGGCCCGACGCACTTCCCGCGCCCGGAGGACTGGCCCGTCATGCCCGTCGACCACGCCAAGTTCACGCTGAAGCCGTACGGCTTCTTCGACCGCAACCCGGTGCTGAACGTGCCGGCGACGACCGCGCACGGCACGGGATCGCACGCGACCGGTTCGCACGCGGGGTGCGCGCACTGCGCGGGCGACGCGGGCGCGGCGTGCAGCTGCGGGCACTGA
- a CDS encoding HepT-like ribonuclease domain-containing protein yields the protein MSRSSRERLQDILVACSAIEQYLVLPSDDGLVFDAMRMRLVEIGEAIKDLDPSVTGAEPDIPWAEIARMRDQLAHRYFDTSHAIVLTTARQDIPLLRAAVERLLS from the coding sequence GTGAGCCGGTCGTCGAGGGAGCGCCTGCAGGACATCCTCGTCGCCTGCTCGGCGATCGAGCAGTACCTCGTGCTCCCCAGCGACGACGGACTGGTGTTCGACGCGATGCGAATGCGTCTCGTCGAGATCGGCGAGGCCATCAAGGACCTCGACCCGTCAGTCACTGGTGCGGAGCCTGACATCCCATGGGCGGAGATCGCGCGAATGCGCGACCAACTGGCGCACCGCTACTTCGACACCTCGCACGCAATCGTGCTGACGACTGCTCGACAGGACATCCCGCTTCTGCGCGCTGCGGTGGAACGCCTGCTCTCCTGA
- a CDS encoding nucleotidyltransferase family protein: protein MTTFTPIKIDPAIDRLVSDAAHVLGRTKKDVVSAAVREFIETHRTELEAGVNATAERLTSGTGTATRLGPLRARLNANREELLAALERLGASNVRVFGSVARGDETATSDIDLLVDLTEAVGLFDLGRMRSTAEGILDAPVDIVPADSLKVDIAADVLREATPV from the coding sequence ATGACGACGTTCACCCCGATCAAGATCGATCCGGCGATCGACCGGCTCGTGTCGGACGCTGCGCATGTACTCGGGCGAACGAAGAAGGATGTCGTGTCGGCAGCGGTCCGAGAATTCATCGAGACGCACCGGACCGAACTCGAGGCGGGCGTGAACGCCACCGCGGAACGCCTCACGAGCGGGACGGGTACAGCGACCAGACTTGGCCCGTTGCGGGCGCGCCTCAACGCGAATCGGGAGGAACTCCTGGCAGCACTCGAGCGGCTCGGGGCGTCGAACGTCCGCGTGTTCGGGAGTGTGGCCCGCGGGGACGAGACCGCGACCAGCGACATCGACCTGCTCGTCGATCTGACCGAAGCGGTCGGATTGTTCGACCTCGGCCGGATGCGGAGCACCGCCGAAGGCATCCTCGACGCGCCGGTCGACATCGTGCCGGCTGACAGCCTGAAGGTCGACATCGCCGCCGACGTGCTTCGCGAAGCGACCCCCGTGTGA
- a CDS encoding nuclease-related domain-containing protein, translating to MSELVDVGELAQRRPAASVIAECLREQASVPPNTAVQRFFGVSPVGRAAEPWYVGALGELEVARRLERLGDGWHVLHSVPVGTAGSDLDHVAIGPGGVFTINTKHHRGASVWVGARRILVNGQRTDHLRNAEHEANRTAKLLSTATRMPLEATPVLAIVGARRLTVRERPPRVVVLPADVLVRWLRRRPGVLAPEEVGRLVASAALPSTWGQSGGVVEADHDAFERLRREVGRARRRRMAWGGVVMAAAVAALVVAVGLALGTLVGTA from the coding sequence GTGAGCGAACTCGTGGATGTGGGTGAGCTCGCGCAGCGCCGCCCCGCGGCATCCGTCATCGCCGAATGCCTGCGCGAGCAGGCGAGCGTGCCGCCGAACACGGCGGTGCAGCGGTTCTTCGGGGTCTCGCCAGTCGGGCGGGCGGCGGAGCCCTGGTACGTCGGAGCGCTCGGCGAGCTCGAGGTCGCGCGGCGGCTGGAGCGGCTCGGCGACGGGTGGCACGTGCTGCACTCGGTGCCGGTCGGCACTGCGGGCAGCGACCTCGACCACGTCGCGATCGGGCCGGGCGGGGTGTTCACGATCAACACGAAGCACCACCGCGGCGCGTCGGTGTGGGTGGGCGCGCGCCGCATCCTCGTCAACGGGCAGCGCACCGACCACCTGCGCAATGCCGAGCACGAGGCGAACCGCACCGCGAAACTGCTGTCGACGGCGACACGGATGCCCCTGGAAGCGACGCCTGTGCTCGCGATCGTCGGCGCCCGGCGGCTGACCGTGCGCGAGCGTCCGCCGCGGGTGGTCGTGCTGCCGGCGGATGTGCTGGTGCGGTGGCTGCGGCGGCGGCCCGGGGTGCTCGCGCCTGAGGAGGTGGGGCGGCTCGTGGCATCCGCTGCCCTGCCGTCGACGTGGGGACAGAGCGGCGGGGTCGTGGAGGCGGATCACGACGCGTTCGAGCGGCTGCGCCGGGAGGTTGGGCGTGCGCGGCGACGCCGGATGGCGTGGGGCGGGGTGGTGATGGCGGCTGCGGTCGCTGCGCTCGTGGTTGCGGTGGGCCTCGCGCTCGGCACACTCGTTGGCACCGCCTAG
- a CDS encoding AAA family ATPase — MPDLSDAGLVSQGTIPPDEFWSAIDRTAEVAPYPIETPSDIVERIRAAAQDLVVSDATLMQCVAAIIAGNLVLQGPPGTGKTSLASALATAFGAQATVATAREDWTTYDTVGGHELVVDASGAERLVPRHGHFTRAAIDCAGFVARNLDDEQVNPHQARWLILDELNRCEPDRAFGELFTVLGGGGIDNGSMPLRYEPASPLLTVPARFRILATMNSVDKQFVNSLSMGIRRRFTFITLDVPPPLAETETWRHGDSLASREYLAARSLVKPEGEDVAALDDALGKLFGELAKARYANTESKFPYVPVGTAPILEACRLAAIYRSNNPSSSWHASLDWAASVKIAPLFETDFEQPEKLAVFATEVSSAFPLFARELRRVETAGLSYIA, encoded by the coding sequence ATGCCTGACCTTAGCGACGCGGGACTCGTTAGCCAAGGTACGATTCCTCCAGACGAGTTCTGGTCCGCGATCGATCGTACAGCCGAAGTCGCGCCTTACCCCATCGAAACTCCCTCAGACATCGTGGAGCGCATTAGGGCTGCCGCCCAGGACCTGGTCGTATCGGATGCCACCCTCATGCAGTGCGTGGCGGCGATCATTGCCGGAAACCTCGTCCTCCAAGGCCCCCCGGGAACTGGGAAGACATCGCTTGCTAGTGCATTGGCGACCGCATTCGGCGCTCAGGCGACGGTTGCGACCGCGCGCGAGGACTGGACCACGTATGACACAGTCGGCGGGCATGAGCTCGTTGTCGATGCGAGTGGCGCAGAGAGGCTGGTGCCCCGGCACGGTCATTTCACTCGTGCGGCAATCGATTGCGCCGGATTCGTCGCGCGGAATCTCGATGACGAGCAGGTGAACCCGCATCAGGCTCGTTGGCTGATCTTGGACGAGTTGAATCGCTGCGAGCCAGACCGTGCATTCGGAGAGCTATTCACTGTGCTGGGAGGCGGCGGCATCGACAATGGTTCCATGCCGCTCAGGTACGAGCCGGCTAGCCCTCTGCTCACCGTGCCCGCGCGCTTTCGCATCCTCGCAACAATGAACTCGGTAGACAAGCAGTTCGTTAACTCGCTAAGCATGGGCATCCGGCGCCGGTTCACCTTCATTACCCTTGACGTACCTCCACCGCTCGCGGAAACCGAGACCTGGCGGCACGGAGACTCGCTTGCATCGCGGGAGTATCTTGCAGCGCGATCCTTGGTCAAACCCGAGGGAGAGGATGTCGCCGCTCTGGACGACGCCCTCGGGAAGCTATTTGGCGAGTTGGCCAAGGCCCGGTACGCCAACACCGAGAGCAAGTTCCCCTACGTGCCGGTGGGTACTGCCCCGATCCTGGAGGCATGTAGGCTCGCCGCGATCTACCGATCAAACAATCCCAGCAGTTCGTGGCACGCAAGTCTCGACTGGGCGGCCTCAGTGAAGATCGCCCCCCTGTTCGAGACTGACTTCGAACAACCAGAGAAATTGGCTGTCTTTGCTACAGAGGTGAGTTCTGCGTTCCCGCTCTTCGCACGCGAGCTCCGAAGAGTTGAGACAGCGGGCCTGTCGTACATCGCATGA
- a CDS encoding DNA methyltransferase produces the protein MTLALDPALETVIEFPDPNPGEDGGIVTLSLTNRTNGLTHGLHRFPAKYIPQLPRWAIAQYGNADSLILDPFAGSGTTAVEASAAGIRSMSLELNPLSRLIIGAKTSLPGLSRLSELLREVELKASFASARLVTPISGVSNFEHWYDRENWAALSRLKQGILAVDATLEERRFLLVMFSSILRATSRADDQSQKTYVSGTNPKTPISVQDGWAIAVRRARSALRDAESASWSNGLAAVPEDGDALRVPTHAGTFDLAITSPPYMDSVDYPYNLMLEHFWLAEEIGIPSRAAFNSLRAGQVGAKVRASNNNPPASVSSIDFDQLPAHRLPAAIEYFVTMDQHFASMRAALRDGARYVMVVGNSSTSTGRIPLHSALCDLAAAHDLGLEYSFAYRVRRHYMKFPRAGRGGIILFDRVLVFRAGHAAMLDASKLGTPDTYLAPGEVAH, from the coding sequence GTGACGCTAGCACTCGACCCCGCGCTCGAAACGGTCATCGAGTTTCCTGACCCCAACCCAGGTGAGGACGGCGGGATCGTCACCCTCTCGTTGACGAACCGGACGAACGGCCTCACACACGGTCTGCACCGTTTTCCCGCCAAGTACATTCCGCAGCTTCCGAGGTGGGCCATCGCACAGTATGGCAATGCCGACTCGCTGATCTTGGATCCTTTTGCCGGATCAGGTACAACCGCAGTTGAAGCATCTGCGGCTGGAATTCGGTCCATGTCGCTAGAGCTCAATCCACTCTCTCGCCTCATCATCGGAGCGAAGACCTCGCTGCCTGGACTATCGAGGCTTTCAGAATTGCTCCGGGAAGTGGAATTGAAGGCTTCGTTTGCCAGCGCTCGATTGGTCACGCCAATATCAGGCGTATCCAACTTCGAGCACTGGTATGACCGAGAGAACTGGGCGGCGTTGTCACGCCTCAAGCAAGGCATATTGGCAGTGGACGCAACGCTTGAAGAACGACGATTTCTTCTTGTGATGTTCAGCTCGATACTCCGGGCGACTTCAAGAGCCGACGACCAGTCGCAGAAGACTTACGTCTCGGGCACGAACCCCAAGACGCCTATCTCCGTTCAAGACGGCTGGGCCATTGCAGTCCGCCGTGCAAGGAGCGCCCTCAGGGACGCAGAGAGTGCTTCGTGGTCAAATGGGCTCGCCGCAGTGCCGGAGGACGGTGACGCCCTCAGAGTTCCGACGCATGCTGGCACGTTTGATCTCGCCATTACCAGTCCGCCGTACATGGATTCGGTCGACTACCCTTACAACTTGATGCTCGAGCACTTCTGGCTGGCCGAAGAAATCGGGATCCCGTCACGTGCAGCATTCAATAGCCTCCGAGCGGGCCAAGTTGGCGCCAAGGTAAGAGCGTCGAACAACAACCCTCCCGCATCCGTCAGCTCGATCGACTTTGACCAGTTGCCGGCGCACAGGCTGCCCGCCGCTATCGAATATTTCGTTACCATGGATCAGCATTTCGCATCCATGCGCGCTGCACTCCGGGATGGCGCTCGATACGTGATGGTGGTTGGCAACTCATCGACTTCGACTGGTCGGATTCCCTTGCATAGCGCGCTGTGTGATTTGGCAGCGGCACACGATCTTGGTCTTGAGTATTCGTTTGCTTATCGGGTACGACGTCACTACATGAAGTTCCCTCGCGCGGGGCGAGGAGGAATCATTCTGTTCGACCGAGTGCTAGTTTTCAGAGCGGGCCACGCGGCGATGCTTGACGCGTCCAAACTCGGGACACCCGATACATACTTGGCGCCGGGGGAGGTTGCACATTGA
- a CDS encoding type II toxin-antitoxin system Phd/YefM family antitoxin: MRTISQRELRNDSGAIMRALAAGESFQVTSRGEPVGVLTPADRTPLDELTLHRAGGPMRFPVGVTRDESALEALIALRGDR; this comes from the coding sequence ATGCGGACGATCAGCCAGCGTGAACTGCGCAACGACTCGGGCGCGATCATGCGCGCGCTCGCCGCAGGGGAATCGTTCCAGGTGACGAGTCGCGGTGAGCCGGTCGGCGTGCTCACTCCGGCGGATCGCACGCCGCTCGACGAACTCACGCTGCATCGGGCAGGCGGTCCGATGCGGTTCCCGGTCGGAGTGACGCGCGACGAGTCGGCGCTCGAGGCGCTCATCGCACTCCGCGGCGACCGATGA
- a CDS encoding type II toxin-antitoxin system VapC family toxin translates to MIVAVDTSALAKLLVEEAESATLREHLAQRDAAGDTIAISTIAVTELRRLAIRLDIEPDHVEPVLRPFRVIRLTEGILQLAGRLAHRHLGTLDAIHIATALSIEAQALITFDTRQTDAARLEGLAVEAPGVA, encoded by the coding sequence ATGATCGTCGCGGTCGACACGTCCGCGCTCGCGAAGCTGCTCGTCGAGGAGGCGGAGTCGGCGACGCTCCGTGAGCACCTCGCCCAGCGTGATGCCGCTGGCGACACGATCGCCATCTCGACGATCGCCGTGACCGAGCTGCGCCGGCTCGCGATCCGGCTCGACATCGAACCAGACCACGTCGAGCCCGTGCTCCGCCCGTTCCGTGTCATCCGGCTGACCGAGGGCATCCTGCAGCTCGCCGGCCGGCTGGCGCACCGCCACCTCGGCACCCTCGACGCGATCCACATCGCCACCGCGCTCTCGATCGAAGCGCAGGCGCTCATCACGTTCGACACCCGCCAGACGGATGCCGCGCGGCTCGAGGGGCTCGCAGTCGAGGCGCCCGGCGTGGCCTGA
- a CDS encoding NADPH-dependent FMN reductase, which produces MRSIVVLSGNPRAGSKTTATATALADAIAEAAGTTPETTVIELAELGGKVLEWGDTDAAAQRELVASADLVVVATPSYKGSYTGLLKGFIDGYGPTSLAGVAAIPVTVAGSPAHAHVTGEFHLTPLLHEVGASTPLGALGMLEAHAADPEARDQAIAQWVGERMPLIHALAAATTATGGTPADEASAPATATTPAAPAAEEVHA; this is translated from the coding sequence ATGCGTTCGATCGTCGTACTCTCCGGCAACCCCAGAGCCGGATCCAAGACCACGGCAACGGCCACCGCCCTGGCCGACGCCATCGCCGAGGCCGCCGGCACCACCCCCGAGACCACCGTCATCGAGCTCGCCGAGCTAGGCGGCAAGGTGCTCGAGTGGGGCGACACGGATGCCGCGGCCCAGCGCGAGCTCGTGGCATCCGCCGACCTCGTGGTCGTCGCCACTCCTTCCTACAAGGGCAGCTACACGGGCCTGCTCAAGGGCTTCATCGACGGCTACGGCCCGACCTCGCTCGCGGGCGTCGCCGCGATCCCGGTCACGGTCGCCGGCTCGCCGGCCCACGCGCACGTCACCGGCGAGTTCCACCTCACCCCGCTGCTGCACGAGGTCGGCGCGTCCACGCCGCTCGGCGCGCTCGGCATGCTCGAGGCGCACGCCGCCGACCCCGAGGCCCGCGATCAGGCGATCGCGCAGTGGGTGGGCGAGCGGATGCCCCTGATCCACGCCCTCGCGGCAGCCACGACCGCGACCGGGGGCACGCCCGCCGACGAGGCATCCGCCCCCGCGACCGCCACGACCCCCGCGGCCCCCGCCGCCGAGGAGGTGCACGCATGA
- a CDS encoding flavin reductase family protein — MTMTAPDPLRRALGHMATPVTLVTTVHDGRRYGFTANSFTSVSSNPPLVTVFLADTADCYGAFAATEQVAVNILAEGQGDLAKHFATKGADKFAAVDLHPDHVDVPVVADAMATILGRVELRQTAGDHLMLLIAVDDVIHSDREPLVYHNRTFRRLV; from the coding sequence ATGACCATGACGGCCCCCGACCCGCTCCGCCGCGCACTCGGCCACATGGCCACCCCGGTCACCCTCGTGACCACCGTGCACGACGGCCGCCGCTACGGCTTCACCGCGAACAGCTTCACCTCGGTCTCGAGCAACCCGCCGCTCGTCACCGTCTTCCTCGCCGACACGGCCGACTGCTACGGCGCCTTCGCGGCGACCGAGCAGGTGGCGGTGAACATCCTCGCCGAGGGGCAGGGCGACCTCGCGAAGCACTTCGCCACCAAGGGCGCCGACAAGTTCGCCGCGGTCGACCTGCACCCCGACCACGTCGACGTGCCGGTCGTCGCCGACGCGATGGCGACCATCCTCGGCCGGGTCGAGCTGCGCCAGACCGCGGGCGACCACCTCATGCTGCTCATCGCCGTCGACGACGTGATCCACAGCGACCGCGAACCCCTCGTCTACCACAACCGCACCTTCAGGAGGCTGGTCTAG